In Corynebacterium aquatimens, one genomic interval encodes:
- a CDS encoding ParB/RepB/Spo0J family partition protein: protein MAEKKKGGLGRGLAALIPSSPADLDAGKKTGPLGDGAADVIIGGSKGAGAKAAKASGTPTKKPKGAPSISQFAPPASQKSAVPAAIAASATAGTDSFGATYQEIPLGQIIPNEKQPRQVFEEEQLAELVHSIKEFGLLQPIVVRPSDSGSHAYELIMGERRWRAASKAGLKVIPAIVRETANEDMLRDALLENIHRVQLNPLEEAAAYEQLLEEFGVTQEQLADRLGRSRPVITNSIRLLRLPVPVQRRVAAGVLSAGHARALLGVKVGAQAQETLAERIVAEGLSVRATEEAVTLLNRGEEPAKKPRLRPAQPEYFTQTADRLSDQWDTTVKVTMGRRKGKMVIEFGDRDDFERILGLISGK from the coding sequence ATGGCAGAAAAGAAAAAGGGTGGCTTGGGCCGCGGCCTGGCTGCGCTCATCCCGTCTAGCCCCGCTGACCTCGACGCCGGCAAGAAGACCGGCCCGCTGGGCGATGGCGCTGCGGACGTCATCATCGGCGGCTCCAAAGGCGCAGGTGCCAAGGCCGCGAAAGCATCCGGTACACCAACGAAGAAACCGAAGGGCGCTCCGTCCATCTCCCAGTTTGCACCGCCAGCCTCCCAGAAGTCGGCCGTCCCAGCCGCCATCGCCGCATCCGCGACGGCGGGCACCGACTCTTTCGGTGCGACCTACCAGGAAATCCCCTTAGGTCAGATCATCCCCAATGAGAAGCAGCCACGCCAGGTCTTCGAAGAAGAGCAGCTGGCCGAACTGGTTCACTCCATCAAGGAGTTCGGCCTTCTGCAGCCGATCGTTGTGCGCCCGTCCGATTCCGGCAGCCACGCCTATGAACTCATCATGGGTGAACGCCGCTGGCGTGCCGCCTCCAAGGCTGGCCTCAAGGTCATCCCCGCCATCGTGCGGGAAACCGCTAATGAAGACATGCTGCGCGACGCGCTGTTGGAAAACATCCACCGCGTCCAGCTCAACCCGTTGGAAGAAGCCGCCGCCTACGAGCAGCTTTTAGAGGAGTTTGGCGTCACCCAAGAGCAGCTCGCGGACCGCCTTGGCCGCTCGCGCCCGGTGATCACCAACTCGATTCGTCTTCTTCGCCTGCCCGTCCCCGTGCAGCGCCGCGTTGCCGCCGGAGTCCTCTCCGCGGGGCACGCCCGCGCCCTACTCGGCGTCAAAGTCGGTGCGCAAGCCCAGGAAACCCTGGCTGAGCGCATCGTCGCCGAGGGACTATCCGTCCGCGCCACGGAGGAAGCCGTCACGCTGCTCAACCGCGGCGAGGAACCAGCCAAGAAACCCCGCCTGCGGCCTGCTCAACCCGAGTACTTCACCCAGACCGCCGATCGCCTATCTGATCAGTGGGACACCACCGTCAAAGTCACCATGGGCCGCCGCAAAGGAAAAATGGTCATCGAATTCGGCGACCGCGATGACTTCGAGCGCATCCTCGGACTCATCTCCGGCAAGTAG
- a CDS encoding ParA family protein yields the protein MNSGERTVERPERARVFTVANQKGGVGKTTTSVNLAASLAKLGQRVLVVDLDPQGNASTALAAEHRAGTTSSYEVLIGEATAEEAVQQSGDNPNLWCIPATIDLAGAEIELVSLVRREYRLADALRRGFLDDNPFVDRFDYVFIDCPPSLGLLTINAMNAVDEVLIPIQCEYYALEGVGQLLNNISMIRQALNPQLHISAVLLTMYDARTKLAEQVASEVRDQFGEVVLRNVIPRSVKVSEAPGYSQTVIDYDPGSRGALAYFDAATEIATRGDYQPHATTGAIGVSPAVAAELEADSSNSGDTGGDNSTHESD from the coding sequence ATGAACTCCGGTGAGCGCACGGTGGAGCGTCCGGAACGCGCCCGCGTGTTCACCGTGGCCAACCAGAAAGGCGGCGTGGGTAAAACCACGACTTCCGTGAACCTCGCCGCGTCCCTGGCGAAACTGGGTCAGCGCGTGCTGGTCGTGGACCTTGACCCGCAAGGCAACGCTTCGACCGCCCTGGCCGCCGAACACCGCGCCGGCACGACGTCGAGTTATGAGGTCCTCATTGGTGAGGCCACCGCGGAAGAGGCCGTCCAGCAAAGCGGCGACAACCCCAACCTGTGGTGCATCCCCGCAACCATTGACCTCGCCGGCGCGGAAATTGAGCTCGTGAGCCTCGTGCGCCGCGAGTACCGCCTGGCGGATGCTTTACGACGGGGGTTTTTGGACGATAACCCCTTCGTGGACCGTTTTGATTACGTCTTCATTGACTGCCCGCCGTCCCTCGGCCTTTTGACAATCAACGCGATGAACGCGGTGGATGAAGTCCTGATCCCGATCCAGTGCGAGTACTACGCCTTGGAAGGCGTGGGGCAACTTCTCAACAACATCTCCATGATCCGGCAGGCCTTGAACCCGCAACTGCACATTTCCGCCGTGCTGTTGACCATGTACGACGCCCGCACGAAACTCGCGGAGCAAGTGGCCAGTGAAGTCCGCGATCAGTTCGGCGAAGTGGTCTTGCGCAACGTCATCCCGCGTTCCGTCAAGGTCTCTGAAGCGCCCGGCTACAGCCAGACCGTGATCGACTACGACCCGGGTTCCCGCGGTGCGCTGGCGTACTTCGACGCCGCGACCGAGATCGCCACCCGCGGCGATTACCAACCGCACGCCACCACCGGCGCCATCGGCGTAAGCCCCGCGGTTGCCGCGGAACTTGAAGCTGACAGTTCAAACAGTGGCGACACCGGCGGCGACAACAGCACCCACGAGAGCGACTAG
- the rsmG gene encoding 16S rRNA (guanine(527)-N(7))-methyltransferase RsmG, producing MNTAGAEPPAPAAAIFGDRLPIAQAYHDSLATTAAQRGFIGPKEVDRLWSRHILNCAVIGEAFAEGIHVADIGSGAGLPGIPLAIARPDLSITLIEPLLKRSTYLGEVTEELGLDNVTVIRGRAEEQKSLLFDVVTSRAVAPLGKLSTWSLPLVKRGGAMVAMKGSSISEELVRDAKEIAKAGGVDAEILTVGEKVLEQPTTLIRIVRGN from the coding sequence ATGAATACAGCTGGTGCGGAACCCCCCGCGCCAGCTGCCGCCATTTTCGGGGATCGTCTGCCCATCGCGCAGGCCTACCACGACTCGCTGGCTACGACCGCCGCGCAGCGCGGTTTCATCGGGCCCAAGGAAGTCGATCGGTTGTGGTCCCGCCACATCCTCAACTGCGCCGTCATCGGTGAGGCGTTCGCTGAAGGCATTCACGTCGCGGACATCGGCTCGGGCGCGGGACTACCCGGAATTCCCCTAGCAATCGCGCGCCCGGACCTGTCGATTACGCTGATCGAGCCACTGCTGAAGCGCTCCACCTATCTAGGCGAAGTCACCGAAGAACTCGGGCTCGATAACGTCACCGTCATCCGCGGTCGCGCGGAAGAGCAGAAAAGCTTGCTTTTTGACGTGGTGACGTCCCGCGCAGTCGCCCCCTTAGGCAAGCTGTCAACGTGGTCGCTTCCCTTGGTCAAGCGCGGTGGGGCCATGGTCGCGATGAAGGGGTCGTCGATAAGCGAAGAGCTCGTGCGCGACGCGAAAGAGATCGCGAAAGCCGGCGGAGTCGACGCGGAGATCCTCACCGTGGGCGAGAAGGTGTTGGAGCAGCCGACTACCCTGATCCGTATTGTTCGCGGAAATTAG